The DNA region CGGGGGCGTCGCGTGGCGTGTCCGCTGCGCGAGGGGATCAGGCCGGCACGCTGATGCCCATCAAAACGTCCGGCTAGGCCGCCCCTTGCAGCCGACCGGACAGCAATGTCTCTCATCGCGGGAGTGTCTCGTGCTCGACATCGTCTTCCTCGCGCTCGCCTGCGCGCTCTTCCTCCTCGGGGCCGGCTATGCCGTGCTCTGCGACCGTTTGTGAGGAGCCGCATATGTTCGAGCCTATTTTCGGTCTCGTGGTCGCCCTGTTGCTCGGCGGCTACCTCCTTGTGACCCTCATCCGTCCCGAAAAATTCTAATCGCGACAATCGCGCGAACGGTGGTTTCATGTCTATCGCAGGCTGGCTGCAGATCATTCTCGTTTTGGCCCTGGTGGTCGCCGCGGCACTGCCGCTCGGCGGCTACATCACCCGCGTCCTCGCGGGGGAGCGGACCTTTCTGTCCCCGGTGTTCGGCCCGGTCGAACGCGGCTTCTACGGCCTAGCCGGTGTCGATGCCCGCAAGGAGCAGGGCTGGCTCGCCTATACGATGGCGATGCTGATCTTCAGCGCCCTGCATCTGCTGCTGCTCTACGCCATGCAGCGCCTGCAGAACGTGCTGCCGCTCGATCCGCAGGGCTTCGATCCGGTGGCGCCCGATCTCGCCTTCAACACCTCCATGAGCTTCGTGACCAACACGAACTGGCAGAATTATTCGGGCGAGACGACGCTCACCCATTTCGTGCAGATGCTCGGCCTCACGGTGCACAATTTCGTGTCGCCGGCCGTCGGCCTCGCCATGGCGATGGCGCTGGCGCGCGCCTTCATCCGCTCGGAAGCCAGAACAATAGGCAATTTCTGGGTCGATATGACGCGTTCGACCCTCTACGTCATGCTGCCGCTGGCAATCGTCGTGGCGCTGGCGCTGGTCCTTATGGGCGTGCCGCAGACCTTGCTCGGCTCGATCGACGCGACCACGCTCGAAGGCGTGAAGCAGACGATCTCGCTCGGCCCCCTCGCCTCGCAGGAAGCCGTCAAGGAGCTCGGCACCAATGGCGGCGGCTTCTTCAACGCGAACTCCGCTCATCCGTTCGAGAACCCGAACGCCTGGTCGAATATCCTCGAGAACTGGAGCTTGCTGGTCATCCCGGTTGCCACCATCTTCGCCTTCGGGCGCATGGTCGGCGATGTGCGCCAGGGGCGCAGCCTCCTCTGGACCATGGGCATCATCCTCGTTGTCGGCGTTGCTGTCGTCTATTGGGCGGAGGCCTACGGCAACCCCATCCTGACGGCGCTCGGGCTCGATCCCTCGGCCGGCAATATGGAGGGCAAGGAGGTTCGCTTCGGCCAGGCCATGACGGCGCTGTGGGCGACATCGACGACGGGCACCAGCACCGGCGCCGTCAACGGCATGCACGACTCGCTGACCCCGCTCGGTGGACTCGTGCCGCTGTTCAACCTGCTGATGGGATGCATCACGCCCGGCGGCGTGGGCGCGGGCCTCTATGGAATGATCGTCGTCGCCGTGCTCTCGGTGTTCGTGGCGGGCCTCATGGTCGGCCGCACGCCCGAATATCTCGGCAAGAAGATCGAATCGCGCGAGATGAAGTTCGTGATGTTCGCGCTGCTCATCTACACGATCAACGTGCTCGGATTCTCGGCCGCCTCCGCC from Rhizobiales bacterium GAS188 includes:
- a CDS encoding K+-transporting ATPase ATPase A chain, whose translation is MSIAGWLQIILVLALVVAAALPLGGYITRVLAGERTFLSPVFGPVERGFYGLAGVDARKEQGWLAYTMAMLIFSALHLLLLYAMQRLQNVLPLDPQGFDPVAPDLAFNTSMSFVTNTNWQNYSGETTLTHFVQMLGLTVHNFVSPAVGLAMAMALARAFIRSEARTIGNFWVDMTRSTLYVMLPLAIVVALALVLMGVPQTLLGSIDATTLEGVKQTISLGPLASQEAVKELGTNGGGFFNANSAHPFENPNAWSNILENWSLLVIPVATIFAFGRMVGDVRQGRSLLWTMGIILVVGVAVVYWAEAYGNPILTALGLDPSAGNMEGKEVRFGQAMTALWATSTTGTSTGAVNGMHDSLTPLGGLVPLFNLLMGCITPGGVGAGLYGMIVVAVLSVFVAGLMVGRTPEYLGKKIESREMKFVMFALLIYTINVLGFSAASAVIPFVQDYLGNKGPHGLSEVVYAFASANGNNGSAFAGLSGNNLWYNTTLGLAMFIGRFGYVVPVLALAGSLAAKKKVAHSIGTFPTTGPLFVGLLIGVISILYLLQYFPALALGPIVEHFLMLAGKTY